A genomic window from Silene latifolia isolate original U9 population chromosome Y, ASM4854445v1, whole genome shotgun sequence includes:
- the LOC141627941 gene encoding uncharacterized protein LOC141627941, translating into MQSRIDRAMATDDWFELFPYGRLFHLNREWSDHAPLKVVFDRRLGEEGGPRRKFRFEHVWVEEEGCEATIKRAWEHVDSDVLETIERCARDLHKWKGVSIGKVVKELRSKRLRLQKLNEGGRSVREVEERRRVNRDISKLLRQEELFWRQRSRAISLKEGDKNTKIFHRRASQRKQRNHIHRLITDEGTVV; encoded by the coding sequence ATGCAGAGTAGGATTGATAGAGCTATGGCTACGGATGATTGGTTTGAGTTATTTCCTTATGGGCGGTTGTTCCACCTTAATAGGGAGTGGTCTGACCACGCTCCCTTAAAGGTTGTCTTTGATAGGAGGTTAGGCGAGGAAGGGGGTCCAAGGAGGAAGTTTCGTTTTGAGCATGTTTGGGTAGAGGAGGAAGGGTGTGAGGCTACGATTAAGAGAGCTTGGGAGCATGTTGATAGTGATGTTCTTGAAACAATTGAGAGGTGTGCTAGGGACCTTCATAAGTGGAAGGGGGTCAGCATTGGGAAGGTTGTTAAGGAGTTGCGGTCGAAGAGGTTAAGGCTTCAGAAGCTTAATGAGGGTGGTCGGTCGGTACGGGAGGTTGAGGAGAGGCGTCGAGTTAACAGGGATATATCTAAGTTATTGAGGCAGGAGGAGCTTTTTTGGAGGCAGCGGTCTCGGGCAATTTCGCTGAAGGAAGGGGACAAGAACACAAAAATTTTCCATAGAAGGGCTAGTCAAAGGAAGCAGCGTAATCACATTCATAGGCTTATTACTGATGAGGGTACGGTGGTGTAG